GACTCAGTTGCGTATGATCCAATCGTTTAAATAGTGTTCCCGAGCTACCACGTAGGCCGATATTATCTACGGTTACTCCGTAATTACCTTCAAAAGAGAAAGCATAAAATTCAGGGCTGGTCTTGGCCAAAAACTCAAACTTTAGTTTTTCCGGAGCCTGATCAAAATGCCACTTCATGGTACCAAAACCTTCATTAGCGGCAATAATTTCTGATTTGGTAACGCTGTCGTTAATAATTGTTTTAGTAATAAATGCCTGTGGATTATGTCCATAAAACAATGTAACATTCGTATACTTTCTGGTATTAAAATAGGTCATTCGAGATGGTTCGAATTGTACCCAGGCAGTTTGTGTTTCCGTAAGATTAGTATCAGTAGGATAAGTGAACATTCCGAATCCACATAATGGACCATATCTTTTGTGATGAATATTGGTGTCAACTTTTCCAAATAAAGTAAAGCGATTCCAGTTTTCAGAATTGGTTTGTTTAATGGATGCGTTTGGTACACCTTCAACGGCCGGGATCAGCCCGGCTCCAATACCTCCATATGCTTTTTGAAGTTCATTACGAATGATTCCGGTAATACGATCTCCTTCAATTTGGGAATCACCGTAATGCATGATTCGTACTTTTCCTTTTTTAGTGTTTTTGGTTTTTTCTAAAGCTTCAAAAAGCGGGAACATGCTTCTTCTATCATTTTCGCTCCATTGAATTCTGGATAGTTCTTGTCTTCGAATCAAACGGGCACGTTCAATAGAATCTTTAATCGCAGTAGAATCGATTTCGACTTCCAGTTCTTCCAAAAAAGCCTCAACATCTTCGATTTTTTCTATTGGTTCTACGTTAGCAGTATCCGTTTCGAATGAAGCAAATTTGAGCTTGTAATCATCGTAGATTGCGATTCCGTCTTTAGGGAAAAACCAGGCTGTGATCAGCGATAACAGACCAACACTTAACAGAAAAAGTAATGTTTGATATGGTTTCATACGCAATTAAAACGTTACGGACAAATATGAAAAAAAACTGAAATGACTGTGCATGTTTGCGAATAAGTTGCTCACACTTATCTATTAATGAAATATCAATCCGGATATTGTTTACGGTTTGTAAATTTTGAGTTTCATTCCCGGACTAATTTTATCCGTACACCCATTCCATTCCATGATGTTTTGTGCGGATACACCCGGGAATTTTTTTGCGATTAACCACAGGGACTCACCATTTTTAACGGTATAGATTTGAGGTGTTCCTTTTCCCGGTTTTGCGGGTTTCGGCTTGACATTTATTTTATTATCTGCAGTTTCTTTAGGAAGGTCCGTAGTTTGATTTTTTGGAACATATAAAACTAGTTTCTGGCCGATATTGATTCGATCAGATTTTAAATGATTCCATTGTTTGATTTGACTCACTTTTACATGATTCCGTTGCGCAATTTTACCTAATACGTCACCAGATTTTACGGTATATGTCACTGCCTTATATTTGGTTAAATCTGGAATCCCACTTTCCATTCTTTTACGTAATTCTTCAAGTTCTTTTTTCTTCCGAATTTCTTCTTCTTTTTGAAAAGCAAGGAAAGCATCATATTTCTGATGAAATAAATCTGCTTTTTCTTTTGGAAGATATAACGGATATTGATTTCCCGGTAAAGCTTTTTTACCAATCAAAACCGGATTCATCATTTCTATTTGAGCCATTGGAATATCCATAAATTGACTAATCGTAGAAAAATCCAAAGTATCTGTTGGAATAACTTCCATCCAGTAAGATTCAGGAACAGACATAAGATGATCAGGTGTTTTGAAATGCGTAAGCCAATTGCTCCATGCTTTTAGGTAGGAAAAATAACCTTGAATTTCCGGTGATAACTGTTCGAAAAATAAAGATGGATTGACTGTGTCCAGTTGGGCAATATGTTTATTGACAAATGGCACTGAAGTGTAAAATGCGGTAATTACTAAAAAGTCATTATTCAGGTAATATTCGTTTAGAAATTGAATGTGCTTTGCAGCAGCGTCACTGGATTTTTCAATGTCATTACGTTCATCAATGAATTGATCAATTCGAAGTCCATACCTACGTGCAGTTACATAAGAGATTTGCCAAGGACCGGATTTGTCTTTTAAATATTTAAGTGATGGATTGTCTCCACTTATGGTGAGTGGCAGTAAAGTGTACTCATCGCCAAGTTTATAAGTTCTAAGTGCTTTTTGATAATGTGGGAGTGCATGATGATATGTTTCTAAGAAACTATAAAGCTTGTCACATTCCTGAGCCAGGAATAAAGCCAGAAATTCTTCTTCATATTGTGGATTGAGCGGTAATGAATCCAGAAATGCAAAGGATGGAATTTGAGTATTGGAAAGTAGAGGAGGGCAGTTATTTTTTTGATCAATGGATTTATGCGGAATTGCAGAGGTATATTCTTTGTGTGCTTTAATTATGGGTTGCACACGACTGACTGCAAAATCTTGCGTCCAGCCAGAAATAAGAATAAAAAGAAATCCTAAAAGAAATGTGTATTTCATGAATTATAGTTGCCTTACAAAAGTATGCAGGGAAGTAATTCAGAAAAGGGATGTTGAAAACTGGGGAAAAGTCTTTTCTTCTCCCCAGTTGGTTTTAAATGAATGTATTATTCAACGATTTCAATAGTTTTTGAATCGATTCCTGCGGTGTAGAAAAAGCCTAATGCCAATACTTCATCTTCACCCTGTTTGTATACGTTACCTCTGATCTCCGCAGGTGGAGAAGCAAATGGACTTCCGGCTCCAAACAACTGTTGCTGAATAAGAGTTAGGTACTTTAAGTATCGTGCAGATATTTTAAGTTGTTCAATTGTAACAAATACCTGATTTGTTGGACTAGAAGCTTTGTAATTAACATATTGATCTTCTGACATTCCAAAAACATCCAAATCTGTAACATCCTGTCCGTCTACAAAACGATCGTCAGCAAAGAATAGATCATCAGATTCGAATTGATAATAGTCATTTACATAAGACTTCCATTGATAGTTGTCACCAGCTCCTGCAGGCTCTTGTGTGTTTATTTTAACAAGTATTTCACCTCCTTGTGGACCGGGGCCACCTGGACTTTCGTTATATTCATACCATATGGTGTCAATTGGCACAGGAGTTTCCATAATTTCTGAGGCAGATATATACCTTGAACCATCACTTAATGTGATATCGATTTGATAGTCTTTTCCTTCAATACCCTTATATTGAAGTTCAAAACGTTTGTCTACCTGATTGAAACTATAAGTGCCAGCTTCAGTTCCATCTTCTAATAAAATAACCTTGGCATTTTGGTGTACGCTATAATCAGGAACCTGATTTGAGAAATAGTTTTCCAGGTTACTTAATCTGACGTATTGCATGGTGTTGAGATTGGATAGGTAGCCATCTACAACTAAAACTGGTTTCGGATCATCCAATTTAAGATCAATGGTCTCATTACATGAAGTAATGGTCACGATCGCAAACAATAAAATGATATATAATTTGAGTTTCATGATTTCAATAATTAAAATTTGAAGTTATAGGTGACAAATGGAACCGGAATTCCGATGATAGATAGTTGCTTCGCTTCCGTTTGTGTTGGATTGTTTTCACTTTGTGTGAAGTAGATCGAATATGGGTTTTTGCGACCATAAACGTTATACAATCCGAATGCTATCGATGAGCGCCACGACTTTTTACCCGTTTTGAATGCATAAGTTGCAGAGAGATCTAAACGGTGTGTATTTGGAATTCTAGAAGCATTTCTTGTACGGTAATCCGGAAGGATTTTACCATCCCATACATAACCACCATTTGGATACGTAGCAGGTCTTCCCGTCATGAAAATAAAGTTACCTGAAAGCTTCCATCTGTCTGTAAGCTCATACATTCCCACAATCGTTAAATCATGTGTTTTATCCCAATTGGTAGGATATGGATTTCCTTCGTTAATTCCGTTGGCCACTTCTGTATAGTCTCCTGCTACAAAACCATCCACTTCCATTGTGGTTCTGGATAACGTGTAAGCAATCCATCCGGTTAATAAACCTTTTTTCTTGCTTAACATTAATTCTAAACCATAAGATGTACCATCGCCAGAAAGTAATTCGGTTTCGATATTATCGTTGAGGAGTAATTCCGCACCATTTCTATAATCAACTAAGTCTCTCATACTCTTGTAGTACACTTCAGCAGAAAGCTCATAAGTATTCGATTTGAAGTTTCTGAAATAACCTACTACGTATTGATCTGCTGTAGCAGGGTCTACATAGTATCCGGCAGGCTTCCAAATATCAATAGGGGTTGCTGCGGTCGTATTACTAATCAAGTGCATGTACTGACGTGTACGTTGATAGCTGGCTTTAAGAGATTGTTTTTCATTAAGAATGTAATTCACTCCCAATCTAGGTTCAAGTCCACCATATTGGGCAACGACATCTCCTTTTTCGTAACGTTTAGTGTCAATAATATCATCTTTTGTGGTTGGAACACCGTGCTCATAGATGTTAAGATCATACGGTCCCATATTGAAGTAATGGGTATAACGCAGTCCATATTGGAGTTTTAGTTTCTTCGTTACCTCATGTTCGGAACCTGCATAAATACTTGGCATACGCGCGGTTTCTTTTTGAACCGTAATGGTGTTGAAGTTTGAATTGTCACTTAATCCTTTTACTGTACCAGGGTAGAACTCGTAGTTTTGATACTCTGCACCAAAATCTAAAGTGATTTTTGGCGAAGCGAAATAAGTAAAAGCCAATTTACCTTCAGCAGTTACAATCCGAGAATTCCATTCGAAAGCTGACGCTCCAGAAGGTACCCCTAATGCGTATCCGTAATCAGAATAAACTCCGGTGACATTCATAAACAATTTGTCATTTACGATATGATTCCATCTGACACTACCTGTGGAATTACCCCATTTCATGTTGAAGTCATCACCAAATCCAAAAACATCCTTACCGAAGTATCCCGAAGCAAAAACACGGTTTTTATCGTTGATCTTCCAACTGATTTTGGCATTTAAATCATAGAAAAATGCTTTGTTGTCTTTAAAGTCGTTGGTGAGTTTTAAGAACAAATCCGCATAAGAACGTCTTCCCGAAACCAGGAAAGACACTTTGTCCTTTACTAAAGGTCCCTCTAACGTCAAACGACTAAATAGTAGTCCGATACCGCCAGTTCCTGAAAACTTTTTATCGTTTCCGTCTCTTTGACGTACATCCATTACAGAGGAAAGACGCCCGCCATATTTAGAAGGGATCCCCCCTTTATATAGCGTCACATCTTTAATCGCATCAGGATTGAAAACGGAGAAGAAACCAAATAAATGTGAAGAGTTGTAAACCGGAGCTTCATCCAGTAAGATGAGGTTCTGATCAATATTTCCTCCACGAACGTTAAATCCGGAAGCTCCTTCACCCACGCTGGTTACACCAGGACGAAGTTGAATAGATTTGATGACATCAGCTTCTCCCAAAAGTTGTGGGATGTCTTTAATAGTGGAAATGCTCAATTTCTCGACACTCATCTGAACGTCTGTTACATTTTGATCTTCCTTGGTAGCTGAGATAACAAATTCTTCTAATACCTGATCGGATGAGGTTAATGTGAAATTAAGTGTTTTAGATTGGTCCATTTGAAAAGAATCCACGAAGGTTTGATACCCCACAAATGAGACTTCAAATGTGTAAAAACCCGGGTCAACAGTTAAGGAATAAAACCCATAAACATTGGTGACAGCACCAGTACCGAGTTGTTTGACTTTGATCGTAGCTCCAATAAGATCTTCACCGGTAGAAGCGTCTCTTACATAGCCGCTTAAGGTTGGTTTACCGGGATTTTTTTGAGCAATTAGTAAATGAGATGTCCCTATTAACAGGAGAGTTAAAAAGGCTCGAAATATGTTTTTCATTTTAGTGTGAAAAATGTTGATTGAATGATGCGCAAATTTGCGGAATAATCATCATATAAAATTGTGAAATGTGTTAAACGGTTGATACCATAATTTAATTGTTTGGGATGTCAATAAAAGGTTGATTTTTTATTCTAATGGCTTCTGAGGAGTGGTAGGTTTTTGTATTAGTTTAGTGGCATGTGGAAATGGCTAAAGATATTCTTAGGACCTCTTTTGGGTGGAGTTGTTTTTTATTTGTTGCAGCAAAGCACTCAGGATCAGAATATGTCGATCACGGGAGGGGTGGCAGTGTGGATGGCTGTCTGGTGGATTACGGAAGCTATTCATATCTATTTTACTGCTTTGATACCGATTACTATTTTACCATTTGCAGGAGTGATTAGTATGAAAGAACTAGCTCCGGCTTACATGCCTGAAATCATATTCTTTTTTGTTGGAGGTTTCTTATTGGCGTTTGCGCTGGAAAAATGGAATTTGCATCGAAAAATAGCATTGAAATTACTATTGATTTTTGGGCATACGCCAAAGCGTATTTTATTGGGTTTTATGTTTACCAGTTATGTGCTCAGCATGTGGATTTTGAATACAGCAGTGGTCATGATGTTGTTACCTGCCGCTTTGGCGGTACTCACTCAGATTTCAAAGTCGGTAAAACAGGGATTCGAAAACTTGAAAACACCTATATTATTAGGAATGGCATATGCAGCTTCTATTGGAGGAACTGCGACATTAATTGGTACTGCTCCCAATTTATATTTTATGGATTTTTACAATAGCCATTATCCGGATTTGGAGCCGATTACATTTAGTGGGTGGTTTATGGTAGGGCTTCCAGCGAGTTTGATTTTTTTTATGGCGGCATATCTGTTTTTGGTTTGGAAATACTTTAAACAACAACCAGAATTAAATTTAAATGTGGATTACATCAAAGAAGAATATCGTAGGTTGGGGAAAATGACTTTTGAGCAGATTGGTGTGGCTATTGTTTTTTCGATAGCAGTTCTTTTATGGTTTACAGCAAAAGATGTTTCTGTAGGAGCGTTTCATTTTAAAGGGTGGACGCATATTTTCCCTGAACCAAAGTATATCAAGGAAAGTACGATCGCGATGTTAGCAGCATTTGTACTGTTCATATTGCCGGCCAAGAATGCTCAGGGACATTTGTTAGATTGGGAGGCAGCTAAGAAAATACCCCTGGGAATGATTTTTTTATTTGGAGGTGGTTTTGCCATTGCCAAAGTAATTGGGATTACCGGACTCTCAAATTGGCTTGGGGAAAGTTTGGCATTTGTTTCTGCATATCCTCCGGTTTTGGTGGTGATATGTTTGGCCTTGTTTATGACTTTTTTCACAGAGCTTACGTCCAATACTGCTTCAACGGTTTTGATGTTACCTATATTGTTGGCATTGGCTTCAAATGTTAATGCACATCCAATGCTCATAATGATGCCTGTGATCATGTCGGCATCATTTGCATTTATGTTACCCGTAGCAACACCTCCGAATACGATTGTCTATGCTACCGAGCAAATTGATAGTAAAGAAATGGCATCTACCGGATTTGCTTTGAATTTAATTGGCGTAGGCGTGAGTGTGTTTTTCGTTCTGGTGTGGGCAGCCTGGGTATACGGAATATAAAATTACTTCACCGAAGTTTTCAGAAGTTCTTGCCCTTCAATTGAAGCGACTAATTGATCTCCGATTTGCACAGATCCAACACCTGCTGGAGTTCCGGTATAAATTAAGTCTCCTATTTTAAGTGTAAAATATTTTGAGATGTGTTCAATCAAAGTGTCGATATCGAAAAGCATGTCTTTAGTATTCCCAATTTGAACGGGAGTTCCATTTTTTTCTAGTTTGAAATTTAAATTTTGAAGATCTTCAAATTGATCCACTGGAATAAATTTTCCGATAGGAGCGGAACCATCAAATGCTTTGGCAATTTCCCATGGTAAGCCTTTAGACTTAAGATCCTTTTGTACATCTCTTGCTGTAAAGTCTATTCCAACAGTGATTGAGTTGTAGTATTTATGCGCGAATTTCTTTTTGATGTGTTTTCCCAATCGATTGATTTTAACTACAATCTCAAGTTCGTGATGAACATCTTTGGTGAAATCTGGAATAAAAAATGGTTTTTGACTTTGAAGTAGCGCTGAATCGGGTTTCATAAACATAACCGGTTCTTTAGGAACAGGGTTGTTTAGTTCTTTTGCATGCATGGCATAATTACGCCCAATACAGATAATCTTCATGTTATTTTTTATTCTGATTTCTAATTTGTTGTAATACTTTTTTGGTGTTTTGAGAAAAATCACCTTTCATCATCCAGCCGTAATATGCCGGTTCTGTTTTGAGTACTTCAGCTACAGGTTTTCCTTTGTGTTTTCCAAAGTTGAATACCGTAATATGATCATCGTTTTTTACAAAACGTCCTGCAAGATCCACCGCATTATGCATAGTAGTGAATTCACTTAAAAATTTAGTATCGCGTTTTAAGTCAGTGTATTTTGCGAGTTGTGCTTCTAAAATTTCATAAGTAGCTAAAGTATCGGCCTCTGCACTATGCGCGTTACTTAGGTCTTTTCCACAATAGAATTTATATGCCGCTACCAAAGTACGTTGTTCTTTTTTGTGAAATATGTTTTGTACATCAATCAGGTCTCGGTCTGTCACATCAAAATCGTAACCTACCCGGTGAAATTCTTCAATCAAAAGTGGGACATCGAAGCGATTAGAATTATAACCAGCCAAATCACAATCATTTAAAAATAGATAGAGGTTTGGAGCAAGTTCAGAAAACGTTGGCGCATCTTTAACATCCTCATTTGTGATGCCATGAATCGCGGTTGATTTTTCAGGAATTGGAATTTCAGGATTGACTTTGTAGGTCCTCGTTTCAGCTTTGCCGTTCGGCATTACCTTATGAATAGAAATTTCAAGAATTCGATCTGTAGCGATATTAACCCCAGTTGTTTCAAGATCAAAAACAGCAATTGGTCTGGTTAGTTTTAAATTCATTTCGATGTTTGAATGATAGCAAAATGCTTTTTGTTTTGATGAAGCAAACTTAAGAGATTTAAGTTTTACCCATAAAAAAACTCCCCGGAAATGAGGAGTTTTTTCAATTTGTATGTTTGCTAGGTTTATTGCCCAGTAACGATCTCTACTTCACATCTTCTGTTTTGAGCAGTGTATCTTAAGATGTAACCTCCGTTAGCGTCAGTGTCTTTGATTTTCAATTGAGACTCACCGTAACCTTCGATGATCATTTGATCAGGATTTACGCCATGTTTCTTGAAGTAATCAGCAACTGTTTTTGCTCTACGTTTTGATAAACCAACGTTATAAGAAGCTGGACCCTGAGAATCTGTATGTCCAGCAATCACGATCTTTTTATTTGGATCTTGATTTAAGATTTTCGCTACTTTTTCTATATAAGCTCTATCTTCATCATTGATATTTGATTTATCAAAGTCAAAGTAAATTTCGTGAACGAATTTACCATCTGCATTCTTAACAGGAGCTGGTAGCTCTGCCATCAATTCGTCTTTCTCCCATGGAGTTACACGAGACTCAGGATCAGTATATGCAGGACTCTCTGGAGATAAACCTGTCACAAATGCTTCTTTACTTTGATCTCCTCTTGCAGCATTGATATCATAGAATGCGTTTGTCAATGTAGATTTTTGCTCGTAAACAAATTTGTCTCCATCTTCTTTCAACTCACAAGATAACATTTGGAAAATATCGTACTCACTACATTGTTCAGGAATACTGATGTTATAAGTATGTGTAGCGTAACCTTTTACATTTAATGATAAGATGTAATCAGTTTCAGTATTTACTTTATAGCTATAGTGTCCACCTTCTAATAAAGGATTAACTGTAGCAACAACTGAAGAATCTACATTCATCAATGTTAAGCTTGCACTGTCAATCGGATGTCCGTTTAAAGCGATGAATTTACCAGTTAAGTTGGTAGTAGGAACATCATGACAAGTCCATACTCTCCAAATATCATAGTCTCCTTCACCTCCCATACGGTCAGAAGCCAGGTAACCAAACTCTTCGTTGTCTCCTGTTAAACGGAAGTGGATATCATTTGCCGGTGAGTTTACAGGTACGCCCATATTTTGAACATTTCCCCAACCCGAATCAGTTTTGGTTGCTACAAAGATGTCAAAATCACCAATTGAGTTGTAGCCTTTAGACGCGAAATATAGTTTCTGACCATCGTTGCTGATAAATGGAGACCCTTCATCGTATTCCGTATTAATGCCTTTTAAGAATTTAAAGCTACTCCAGTTTCCATCAGCATCTTTAACAGACTCATAGATATCAGTACTGTTCCAACCACCACCACGATCACTGGTAATAAAGATGTGATCTTCAGCTCTGTTTATTGCGATAGAAACGATTTGATTGTCAGTGAAGAAAGTGGTGTTAATCCCATATTTTTTAGGATCTTGTAAGTTTTCAGAAACATACAATGTACCTGTTCTATAAAAGAAAAACTTAGAAAGGTCTTTACTGAAAGAAATAGATGATTCGTTATCTTCAGATTCAATGTTTTTATTTAATACAACACCATCTGCTTTAGCTCTGGGAAGCCATTTTTTGTATACCGGATCATAATTGGTATAAAAAATCTCTTCCTGACCTTTAGCTTGAAAGGTCATGTATTTAATGTTAAAAAGGTTGGCATTGGTAGATGTGAAAACCAATGTTTTTAAATCTTCATATACCACAGGTGCATAATCCAAAAACATAGTGTTGACATCGCCCCCAAGATTTTCAACGAACATGCCTTCGGTAGGTGAATTGGTCAAAGCTTTACCAGTGTTACACTGATCCATTCTTTGATCCATCAATTTACTTAGACCTTTTTCAATACGTACACCATCAGTGGCTTTGTATTTGTCGTAATATACTTTTGCAGAATCAAATTGACCCATGTAGTGAAAAGACTCACCTTTTAAAAGTAATACACCAGGTGTTTGGTCAGGATCCACTTTATTAAAGTAGTCCATGGATTTGTCTGCGTTAATTCTACTATTTAGAAAAGCAACTCCACAGTAGAGATTTAGTTCCTGGTCATCAGGTTTATCCTTGAGCAATTCCAAATAGATTTGCTTGGCTTTCTCCCAGTTACCATCTTCCAAATAGAACATAGCTCTCTTCGGAGTGATTTTCTCAGGCTTTGTGCTCTGCGCAAAAGTTGAGATGCCAGACAATAGCAAAACTGCCAGCATGATTGTCGTAGAAGTAAATTTGTGCATTCCTTTTAACATTTGGGGTTTGTTATGCTTCAAAAATAAACATAGGTGATAGTGGACACAAATATAGCAATCAGTTTTATTCACATGAGATTATTGATAACCGCATGCGAATAAAACTTTGATTAAGTGGGCTATAGTTCCCTGTTTGGATCGAAAGATTCCAGATAATCTGCTACGCGTCTTACGAACATTCCGCCAAGCGCTCCATCGATTACACGGTGGTCATAAGCGTGTGATAAGAACATTTTGTGACGGATGCCAATAAAGTCACCATCAGGAGTTTCAATCACAGAAGGCATCTTACGAATGGCTCCAACTGCCATAATGGCAACCTGTGGTTGGTTGATTACAGGAGTCCCCATAACATTACCGAAAGTACCCACATTGGTTACGGTATATGTTCCTCCTGCGATGTCGTCTGGAGATAATTTGTTGTCTCTGGCCTTTGTGGCTAAACCATTAACTTGTTTAGCAAGACCTGTAAGATTGTAATTGTCAGCATTGTGAATTACAGGAACGATTAGGTTTCCACTTGGTAAGGCAGTTGCCATTCCCAGGTTAATATCGTTCTTTTTAATGATGTAATCACCTTGAACTTCAACATTTACTAATGGGAAGTCTTTGATTGCTTTTACAATAGCTTCCATAATGATAGGAGTGAATGTTAGTTTCTCTCCTTCACGTTCGAAGAATTTATTCTTCACTTTGTTTCTCCAGTTCACGATATTGGTCACATCTGCTTCAACGTATGAAGTAACGTGTGGAGAAGTATGTTTGGAATTAACCATATGCTTCGCGATAAGCTTACGCATACGATCCATTTCAATAATTTCTACATTTCCACCAAAATCATTTGGATTCGGAGCGCCTTGTGGTACCGGAGCCGCTTTTGGTTGAGAAACAGGAGCAGTTGCAGCCGCTGGAGCTGCTGCTGGTGCAGTTGAAGCTGCCGTTTGACGTCCGTTGTTGATGTAGTTTAAAATATCTTTTTTAGTTACTCTGTTGTTAGAACCAGTTCCTTGAATAGATTCCAATTCTTGAAGAGAAACACCTTCTTCTTTAGCAATGTTTTTAACTAAAGGAGAGTAGAAGTTGTCACTTGATGAAAAATCAACATTTGCAGTTGGAGCTGCCGCAGGAGCTGCATTAGTAACTGCTACCGGTGCTGGAGCTGAAGTTTCTGCGACCGCTGGTGCAGCTGCTGTTTCTTCTGCAGGAACATCTGAATCACCTTCTCCGGAAATAATTGCAATAACATCCCCAACTTGAGGTACCGCACCTTCTTCGAATAATATTTTGGTAATCACCCCGTCTGCAGGTGAAGGAACTTCAGAATCTACTTTATCTGTTGCGATTTCTACAATTGACTCTTCTGCTTCAACTGTATCCCCAACAGCTTTTAACCATGTTGTAATTGTTGCCTCTGCAACACTTTCTCCCATTTTAGGAAGTTTGACTTCTATTTGTCCCATAGTTGTTGATTTTTAAGGACTGCAAAAATACACTAAAAATTGATTGTATTAATTGGAATGAGCCAAATTATCCATTGTTATTTTACTGAAATGTAGAGCTAATTATCTAGATTGTGTCTTTGTTGCCAAATTATTGAGAGGTCAAGGAGTGGGTCGTATTTTTTAGCATAGCTCAAATTAAGATTCTCAAAAAAGTCTTTTGGTTTGTTTTGACCTTTGTATGCCATCCCTAAATGAAGCACTGTAGGTTTTATGGATTGAGACAGTGACTGATGGTCGTCTATAGGTGAAAAGCCTACCCAGGTTTTTTGTCCAATCAAAACCTGAAATAAATTTCGTAAAAAGTCTTTTACAGATTTTTGAATGAAAATCAGAATAGGTGAACCTACAAGAAGAATAAGCGAAATGAAAATATCAAAGAAACGTTTGTTGTTTTTGCTTTCTTCTTTCAAAAATGTATTGGTGGTATGAATGGATAAAATCTCGCCAGAAGTATTTATGGATTGACTTCCAATAATAAAAGTGCTTTCGGGTGGTGCGATTTTTAATTCAATTTGTGGATTTTCCTGAATCATCATTTCATTTATAATGGAGCCGGAATCCATATCTTCTCCGCAATAAATGATTTGATTGATATTAAATATTTTTAGAGCATCTGGTAATTGGCCCAGATTTGCTATAAAATGATCGGAAGTGTTTTTGAAGTTATAACTTGGATAAACTTCAAGAATCATTTCGGGAACGTTAGTTGTTTTTTGCAGAAGCTTTTTAACGCGTTCAATCCCTCCTGATTTGCCTACAATGGCCATTCTGATATCTTGCTGGGTTTTAAATAAAATGGCTTTGAAATTAAGTTGATTCAGAACGGTACGGTAAAGTACGATGTTGATTGCAGAGAACAATGCACCCATAAAAATAACCACTCTGGAAAACCGGTATGCTTCGTCTAAAAGACCATAAAGTAATAACCCGGTAATACCACCCCATAAAACCCCCTTTAGAATTCGGTTGATGAATGGACTGGAATTGTAGCCATTATTCACATAAATTGAAATTAGGAAAATGACTCCATAACTTGGAAATAGCCATTTTAAAATTTGTTCGGGATAAATGATATCAGTAAAACTACTGTACACATTTGAGGTGAGAAACAACGTTGATAC
This genomic interval from bacterium SCSIO 12643 contains the following:
- a CDS encoding fumarylacetoacetate hydrolase family protein, with product MKIICIGRNYAMHAKELNNPVPKEPVMFMKPDSALLQSQKPFFIPDFTKDVHHELEIVVKINRLGKHIKKKFAHKYYNSITVGIDFTARDVQKDLKSKGLPWEIAKAFDGSAPIGKFIPVDQFEDLQNLNFKLEKNGTPVQIGNTKDMLFDIDTLIEHISKYFTLKIGDLIYTGTPAGVGSVQIGDQLVASIEGQELLKTSVK
- a CDS encoding 3'-5' exonuclease — protein: MNLKLTRPIAVFDLETTGVNIATDRILEISIHKVMPNGKAETRTYKVNPEIPIPEKSTAIHGITNEDVKDAPTFSELAPNLYLFLNDCDLAGYNSNRFDVPLLIEEFHRVGYDFDVTDRDLIDVQNIFHKKEQRTLVAAYKFYCGKDLSNAHSAEADTLATYEILEAQLAKYTDLKRDTKFLSEFTTMHNAVDLAGRFVKNDDHITVFNFGKHKGKPVAEVLKTEPAYYGWMMKGDFSQNTKKVLQQIRNQNKK
- a CDS encoding OmpA family protein translates to MHKFTSTTIMLAVLLLSGISTFAQSTKPEKITPKRAMFYLEDGNWEKAKQIYLELLKDKPDDQELNLYCGVAFLNSRINADKSMDYFNKVDPDQTPGVLLLKGESFHYMGQFDSAKVYYDKYKATDGVRIEKGLSKLMDQRMDQCNTGKALTNSPTEGMFVENLGGDVNTMFLDYAPVVYEDLKTLVFTSTNANLFNIKYMTFQAKGQEEIFYTNYDPVYKKWLPRAKADGVVLNKNIESEDNESSISFSKDLSKFFFYRTGTLYVSENLQDPKKYGINTTFFTDNQIVSIAINRAEDHIFITSDRGGGWNSTDIYESVKDADGNWSSFKFLKGINTEYDEGSPFISNDGQKLYFASKGYNSIGDFDIFVATKTDSGWGNVQNMGVPVNSPANDIHFRLTGDNEEFGYLASDRMGGEGDYDIWRVWTCHDVPTTNLTGKFIALNGHPIDSASLTLMNVDSSVVATVNPLLEGGHYSYKVNTETDYILSLNVKGYATHTYNISIPEQCSEYDIFQMLSCELKEDGDKFVYEQKSTLTNAFYDINAARGDQSKEAFVTGLSPESPAYTDPESRVTPWEKDELMAELPAPVKNADGKFVHEIYFDFDKSNINDEDRAYIEKVAKILNQDPNKKIVIAGHTDSQGPASYNVGLSKRRAKTVADYFKKHGVNPDQMIIEGYGESQLKIKDTDANGGYILRYTAQNRRCEVEIVTGQ
- a CDS encoding 2-oxo acid dehydrogenase subunit E2, which encodes MGQIEVKLPKMGESVAEATITTWLKAVGDTVEAEESIVEIATDKVDSEVPSPADGVITKILFEEGAVPQVGDVIAIISGEGDSDVPAEETAAAPAVAETSAPAPVAVTNAAPAAAPTANVDFSSSDNFYSPLVKNIAKEEGVSLQELESIQGTGSNNRVTKKDILNYINNGRQTAASTAPAAAPAAATAPVSQPKAAPVPQGAPNPNDFGGNVEIIEMDRMRKLIAKHMVNSKHTSPHVTSYVEADVTNIVNWRNKVKNKFFEREGEKLTFTPIIMEAIVKAIKDFPLVNVEVQGDYIIKKNDINLGMATALPSGNLIVPVIHNADNYNLTGLAKQVNGLATKARDNKLSPDDIAGGTYTVTNVGTFGNVMGTPVINQPQVAIMAVGAIRKMPSVIETPDGDFIGIRHKMFLSHAYDHRVIDGALGGMFVRRVADYLESFDPNREL